In Pseudohongiella acticola, the sequence TACTTCACCTCATCGCCATGGCGCACACCATCAATATCAAGATTACCCTGGATGACTTTACCCGCCTGGGCAAGACCACACCCATGCTGGCGGATCTGCGCCCCAGCGGGCGCTTTCTGATGTCGGAGCTGATCAAGATTGGCGGCATACAGCCACTGATGAAAATGATGCTGGATGCCGGCATGCTGGATGGCTCCTGCCTGACGGTGACCGGTAAGACGCTGGCAGAAAACCTGGCAGACGTGGCCCCCTACCCTGAAGGCCAGGAAATCATTCGCGGCTTCGATGACCCCATCAAAGCGGACAGCCACCTCGTCATCATGCGTGGCAACGTCGCACCACAGGGCGCAGTCGCCAAAATTACCGGCAAAGAAGGCCTGCGATTCACCGGTAAGGCTCGGGTATTTCATTCCGAAGAAGAATCCATGAAAGGCATTCTCGATGGCACTGTTGTTGCTGGCGATGTCATTGTGATTCGATACGAAGGCCCGAAAGGCGGACCAGGCATGCGTGAAATGCTTAGCCCGACATCCGCCATCATGGGCCGGGGCCTGGGCAAGGACGTGGCACTGATCACCGATGGCCGGTTCTCCGGCGGCAGTCACGGTTTTGTTGTGGGTCACGTGACACCTGAAGCATTTGACGGGGGTCCGATTGCCATCATTGAAAACGGTGACGAAATCACCATTGATGCTGAACGCCAGCAGGTCATGCTGCATCTTGATGACGCTGATATCGCTGACCGACTGGCGAAATGGCAACAACCGGCGCCCCGCTACACTCGCGGCGTGCTGGCAAAATACGCCAGAACGGTAGCATCCGCATCTGAAGGTGCTGTCACCGACAGCGATAGCTAGAGACCGGCTTATTGCGCCTGCGATGTGCAGCAGCAGACAATGTAAACACACGTTCTGGTCACATCAGGACAGACAATACAGGCAGGGCTTTGTATGCTGATTCGTTATCAACTTGATGACCAGAAGTACCTGGTTTCCACCCAGGGCGAGATCACCAACGAAGCATTGGCGTCCGCCATGTGGCTCGACCTGGTCAACCCTGACGCTGATGAGCGGCAACTGGTGGAAAGTCTCTACAGTCAGCCGCTACCGGAAACTGAGGACGTTGAAGAGATTGAGGCCAGCGCGCGCTCCTATCAGGACGAAACTGGCCTGCACGTCCACTCACTTTTTCTGCATAAAGTGGATGAGCGGCACCGCAACAGCAGTGTCGCGTTTACACTCACTGACAACC encodes:
- the ilvD gene encoding dihydroxy-acid dehydratase, which codes for MSDKKTRKYSSQVVDGVEHAASRAMLHAVGFSDADFKKPQIGIASTWSMVTPCNMHINKLAEDVNRGVDAAQGKGVIYNTITISDGISMGTEGMKYSLVSREIIADSIEAVSGCMGHDGIIAIGGCDKNMPGCLMGLARLNRPSIFIYGGTIQPGKNHTDIVSVFEAVGGHAAGTVSDIELKNIEETAIPGPGSCGGMYTANTMASAIEALGMSLPNSSAQDAISQEKEDDCVRAGDAIMNLIQNDIKPSDIMTRAAFENAIKVVIALGGSTNAVLHLIAMAHTINIKITLDDFTRLGKTTPMLADLRPSGRFLMSELIKIGGIQPLMKMMLDAGMLDGSCLTVTGKTLAENLADVAPYPEGQEIIRGFDDPIKADSHLVIMRGNVAPQGAVAKITGKEGLRFTGKARVFHSEEESMKGILDGTVVAGDVIVIRYEGPKGGPGMREMLSPTSAIMGRGLGKDVALITDGRFSGGSHGFVVGHVTPEAFDGGPIAIIENGDEITIDAERQQVMLHLDDADIADRLAKWQQPAPRYTRGVLAKYARTVASASEGAVTDSDS